DNA sequence from the Malus domestica chromosome 11, GDT2T_hap1 genome:
CATCATCAAAACTTAGATTAGGATAAGGCATGCCGTAGCAATAGATTTCCCACaagaaaaaaccaaaactaTAGACATCGCATTTCCTGTTGTATGGCTTGCCATCAAGGAACTACAAAAACCTTGATGTTAGAATTCTAATCCAATTTGCAGCAAGGGGAATCTATAGATAAAAGAATGTCCGCTTCAAATTTGTTTAGAACTAGATTTGGCAATAATTAACAAAAAGTAGGTACCTCTGGGGCCATGTACCCAGTCATGTCCCTTGGTTTATGTGTTTCTATTATAGTAACGCCAAAATCAACAATTTTCAATGTTCCATGATTATCAACCAACATATTTTCCGGTATGACGTCACGGTGTAAAATTTTCTTCGAGTGAAGATAGCTCAAACTGAGAGAATGAAACAACAAGAACAATCCTTTAGTTTGAAACCCAACAAAAAAACAGAATTAAATCAAGCACCAAAAATGAACCCAACTCACCCTTTGGAGAGATCCACAGCAAGTTGAATCACAACCTTAAAGGCAAGTTTGTTTCTTCGATTCCTGATCAAAAAGTTCTTTAGCGTCTTAGCACCAGGAACAAACTCAACGATAACACAACCAGCTCTTGAAGGAGGAGAATTATGGCTATCGTTTGATGTGTTTTTAACAGGGATTTTCAGGTTGGAAGTTCCCATTGAAGCTCCGACAAACTGTCACAAATATAATGGTTACAGTTTAAATAGATAAATCTCAACCATAGGAGAAGATAACAGCAAATGAACATCACGTAAACCTGAAAATTGACATTTAAACAGTATCAAAATTTCATCTGAAGCTATCGTGACTTTATAGGACGCAAACTGAGATGAAGAACCAATATATACTAAATTTACCTTTGGAATATTTGGGTGGTCAAGCTTATGCCAAACAGCAACCTCTTGCTGAAATGATGCCCGAAGAGCAGCAGTTTCAGCTGCTGTGGCAATACCATCCTCCCCCCAATCCAATATCTTCACTATAATATCAAGAATACACAGGCCATGAGAAGAatattgacaaaaaataaaaaaaaaatacagggTTACCTATGGTTGGGAGTTCATTATTCAATCAAATAACACCGCTTTCTTACATTCAATCAAAAAAATTTATGTAGTTGTAAATTTGTATCTATACTTGGGCAAACAATCACATGTATTCTTTTGTGCAATGAAGTAAACCCCTAAGTCTAATAACAATGAAAGTTTGAAATCTGAGTTCAGCATGCTAAAACCATTCCCAATAGATTCATTAACCATCTAATACACGGTCACTACAGCAAATTCTGTAATACAACAATCCCAAACGAGCCTTTGATACTATACTAAACAATTATAGACGATGGCTTACCGTCTAGGCGTCCACCAACTCAACAAACTGTAAAATTTCTCCATTCCATTTCATTTCTGGTGAAACTCATTGACCACTAAACTATGTTTTAAAGTCTCAAACATGGAAAACTTAGGCATGCAAACAAATCCTGCACATCACCCAAAATTTAACAacgaaaaagaattgaaaacgaATTGAAGCCTTCAGAGAAATCAAAGTACCTGCAACATCTTGGCCGTCATATGCGCCGCGATACACAGTGCCATTAGTTCCAACAGCAAGAACATGTCTTAAATCCAACTTTGCCAAATCAATCTCCCACTCTTCCATCTTTGCGTtcacctccctctccctctcccaacCCCTACTCAAGTGCTACTCCAACTGGATGTCCCGCCAAATCTCAAATTGTCACTCCTacgcaaaataaaaaatttcttaaaCCCCCAAAAACTTAATTGAAACTTTGACAACGGAACTGAAAAAATATAAACGGCCCCCCAGGAACTTGGAGCTGAAGAATCACACCaaatcgacaaaaaaaaaaaaaaaaaacctgataggaagaagggaagaaaaaaaatatagaaaaaatagagTTTTGGGCATTAAACTAGAGTGAGAGAGCCATTAGAAAGAGTGAATAGAAtcgtgaaaagaaaaaatcaaacaaagaaaataatacaCGGGAAAATTTAGGCGCGGGTTAGAGCAGTAAATTTATAGGTCAGCTGCAAGTTAATCATTAATTCGTTCTCCCTAAATTCAaccaaaatgaaaacaaaaacaatatttGGAACAGAGGTCAAGAACTCAAGGTCCCCAATTCTTGAATACCTTAAAACTGAAGATTTGGAACACAGACGGTGGTCAGGAGTGCTCGGGTTGAGAAAATACGACGGTGGTGGTCGGACGGGCGAACGGAGCTCTCCGCTGCGAAAATACGAAGTTGGTGGTGGTCAGGAGTGCTCGGGTTGAGAAAATACGCAGTTGGTGGGAGTTGGTGGGAATCTGTGACTTTTGATTGTATCATTCTTTCTGCATAttaaaaagagtaaattgtagtcccttaactttaatcaaattggagatccctcaactaaaaattcaataCCAGTCCCTCaatttatcaaaatgtgtagctatagtccttttcatcaatttcgtcaaaattttgtcaaaataagttaagttggaataaccatttatataattagggactcatcaaagtgtataattataatctttttcgtcaactacgtcaaaatttttgtcaaaacgagttatgttagAATGACCactgctacaattgggttaaagttaagggacaatttctctagttgaattaaagttgagggaccaatggtaatgaatttttagttgagggaccatagatgcatgttttgatgagttgaggaaccaatagtaatgaatttgaccaatagtaatgaatttttagttgagggaccatagctgcatattttgatgagttgaggaccaacagtaatgaatttttagttgagggaccattgctccaattgagttaaagttaaggaacCGTAGCTGCAATTTACTCTattaagaaaatattaaaactGTTTGGGAGCGGAAAAGAATCCATTGCTTTCTACAAAGCCACAAGGGAAGAAGGTaattatctattctaaaattgAGGAGGGATTTGACCGTAGCATAGCTACAGTTAAACTTTCGCCACTCGATTTCACtctatttacaacaaaaccatCAGATTTCACGCTATTTACAACCCAGAAGCATCAAGCTATAAAACAATCTAAAATCCCAACAAGTGATGGGTCAAAACTGAATCAAGAGTACAAGAGTCACAGTTATCTACCTCAAAAATGCCAATCCTTTTTCCATGAAAGCACAAAACTTTCAACAGAAAAAAATGCCATGGATCAACGAGCCATGGGAGCTAAAGAAAAAACTCAACTGAATGTATGTAAGTGTGTATCTATCAATTATCTATAAATACAGACAAAACCCATAATCTATAGCAAAAGATAAGAAGCAAAGTAAAGAGATTCATACAGATCTCAATCAGGGACCCAACACTTTGGATCCAAAAGACCCAG
Encoded proteins:
- the LOC103447543 gene encoding serine/threonine-protein kinase 54-like isoform X1 translates to MEEWEIDLAKLDLRHVLAVGTNGTVYRGAYDGQDVAVKILDWGEDGIATAAETAALRASFQQEVAVWHKLDHPNIPKFVGASMGTSNLKIPVKNTSNDSHNSPPSRAGCVIVEFVPGAKTLKNFLIRNRRNKLAFKVVIQLAVDLSKGLSYLHSKKILHRDVIPENMLVDNHGTLKIVDFGVTIIETHKPRDMTGYMAPEFLDGKPYNRKCDVYSFGFFLWEIYCYGMPYPNLSFDDVRQNLRPEIPRCCPSTLASIMRKCWDANPDNRPEMEEVVKMLYAIDTSKRGGMIPEDQSTGCFCFSTPRGP
- the LOC103447543 gene encoding serine/threonine-protein kinase 54-like isoform X2 encodes the protein MFLLLELMALCIAAHMTAKMLQFVGASMGTSNLKIPVKNTSNDSHNSPPSRAGCVIVEFVPGAKTLKNFLIRNRRNKLAFKVVIQLAVDLSKGLSYLHSKKILHRDVIPENMLVDNHGTLKIVDFGVTIIETHKPRDMTGYMAPEFLDGKPYNRKCDVYSFGFFLWEIYCYGMPYPNLSFDDVRQNLRPEIPRCCPSTLASIMRKCWDANPDNRPEMEEVVKMLYAIDTSKRGGMIPEDQSTGCFCFSTPRGP